A DNA window from Paenibacillus sp. HWE-109 contains the following coding sequences:
- a CDS encoding 7-carboxy-7-deazaguanine synthase QueE codes for MRDIRIPMVEIFETVEGEGTRAGFPTIFVRLFGCNLRCTWCDTKYSYPPAEAENVMTIAEIVSKVSSFRSRHICLTGGEPLLYGEKSLALIEALAELEQVDDLHIETNGAIDLAMFVERVASPKVRYIMDFKLPDSGETEQMIMSNFALLREQDELKFVIGSELDFSTAVNVLEQHPTKALPMFSPVWETMPPHKLVEHMLSAGLSKVKLNMQLHKIIWDPAMRGV; via the coding sequence ATGCGAGATATCCGCATTCCGATGGTCGAAATCTTCGAGACGGTTGAAGGGGAAGGAACCCGTGCCGGGTTCCCGACGATCTTCGTCCGTCTTTTTGGTTGCAATCTCCGCTGTACCTGGTGCGACACCAAGTACAGCTACCCGCCGGCGGAAGCGGAGAACGTCATGACCATTGCTGAGATTGTCAGCAAGGTCAGTTCGTTCCGCTCCCGGCATATTTGCTTGACCGGCGGCGAGCCGCTCCTGTACGGCGAGAAGTCGCTCGCACTGATCGAAGCGCTCGCCGAGCTGGAGCAGGTCGATGACCTGCACATCGAGACGAATGGCGCGATCGATCTCGCGATGTTTGTGGAGCGGGTGGCATCGCCTAAGGTGCGCTACATTATGGACTTCAAGCTGCCTGACTCCGGAGAGACGGAGCAGATGATTATGAGCAACTTCGCGCTGCTGCGTGAACAGGACGAGCTTAAGTTCGTCATCGGTAGCGAGCTTGATTTCTCCACCGCGGTGAATGTGCTGGAGCAGCATCCCACGAAGGCGCTGCCTATGTTCAGCCCCGTGTGGGAGACGATGCCGCCGCATAAGCTTGTCGAGCATATGCTGAGCGCGGGCTTGTCCAAGGTAAAACTCAATATGCAGCTGCACAAAATCATTTGGGACCCGGCGATGCGAGGCGTTTAA
- the queD gene encoding 6-carboxytetrahydropterin synthase QueD, producing the protein MSYEIPRDVQLLGRDIQENQLKYHNKFVLISKEFTFDSAHHLHCYEGKCKSLHGHTYKLQVIMRGQVDSRGIAIDFGDIKRIAKERVIDRLDHKYLNDVLPAMNTTAENMIVWMYEEIHQALVEEQLYPAIKLEEIRLWETPTSYAAITRAMMEEDV; encoded by the coding sequence ATGAGCTACGAAATCCCCAGAGATGTTCAATTGTTGGGGCGTGACATCCAAGAGAACCAATTAAAATATCACAATAAATTCGTTTTGATTTCCAAAGAGTTTACGTTTGACAGTGCACATCATTTGCATTGTTACGAGGGAAAATGTAAAAGTCTGCACGGCCATACCTACAAGCTGCAAGTTATTATGCGTGGACAAGTGGATAGCCGGGGGATCGCGATAGATTTTGGGGATATTAAACGTATAGCCAAGGAACGGGTCATTGATCGTTTGGATCATAAATATTTGAATGATGTTCTGCCGGCTATGAATACAACTGCTGAAAATATGATCGTTTGGATGTATGAAGAAATTCACCAAGCGCTCGTGGAAGAGCAGCTGTATCCGGCGATTAAGCTGGAGGAAATTCGTTTGTGGGAGACGCCAACCAGCTACGCGGCGATCACACGCGCCATGATGGAGGAGGATGTGTAA